The proteins below come from a single Mesobacillus jeotgali genomic window:
- a CDS encoding metallophosphoesterase has product MSEQITRRTFIKRAVGTALTAAGLGTGGYFYAREVEPRMLDITRHTIKNAALPSGFDGVRLIQFSDTHIGFQYTMEQLKQLITQINKLNPDLIVFTGDLIDDPRHFGEKNRLISILSHLNAPLGKFAVYGNHDHGGYGSDLYKQIMEQSGFSLLLNTSANINLLDGSSVWIAGIDDAMLGRPDLNACMANIPNNSYTILLSHAPDKAEEAAEHPIHLQLSGHSHGGQIQIPFYGPLVTPPFAEKYVEGFYTAGSNNDLTLYVNRGLGTTRLPFRFLSQPELAIFTFKSKETSS; this is encoded by the coding sequence ATGTCTGAACAAATCACTCGGAGGACTTTTATTAAAAGGGCAGTTGGAACCGCATTAACTGCTGCAGGACTCGGCACTGGAGGCTATTTCTATGCCCGTGAAGTCGAACCCCGCATGCTTGATATTACCCGTCATACTATTAAAAATGCGGCGCTGCCATCCGGGTTTGATGGAGTGAGGCTTATTCAATTCAGTGATACCCATATTGGATTCCAGTATACGATGGAACAGCTGAAGCAGTTGATCACCCAAATCAATAAGCTGAATCCTGACCTGATCGTTTTTACAGGAGATTTGATCGATGACCCAAGACACTTTGGTGAAAAAAACAGGCTTATTTCCATATTGAGCCACTTGAATGCGCCTCTCGGAAAGTTTGCCGTATACGGAAACCATGACCATGGCGGCTATGGTTCAGATTTATATAAACAAATCATGGAACAATCAGGTTTCTCTTTATTACTGAACACCTCAGCTAACATCAACCTCCTTGATGGCAGTTCGGTTTGGATAGCCGGAATCGATGATGCTATGCTCGGGAGGCCTGATTTGAACGCGTGTATGGCCAACATACCAAACAACTCATATACCATCCTCTTATCCCATGCACCTGACAAAGCAGAGGAAGCTGCAGAACATCCCATACATTTGCAGCTGAGCGGTCACAGCCACGGAGGACAAATCCAGATTCCATTTTACGGCCCACTGGTCACACCGCCTTTTGCTGAAAAATATGTTGAGGGCTTTTACACTGCAGGCAGCAATAATGATCTGACACTATACGTGAATCGCGGCCTTGGAACGACCAGGCTTCCTTTCAGGTTCTTATCCCAGCCTGAACTTGCGATTTTTACCTTCAAAAGTAAAGAAACAAGCAGCTGA
- the ptsP gene encoding phosphoenolpyruvate--protein phosphotransferase, with the protein MGFLQGIAASNGIAIAKAYKLVEPDFSFEKTTIDAPAEEIARFQSALQTARAELEKIRDHAGTALGADKAAIFDAHLLVLSDPELISPIEDKIKTENVNAEHALKETADMFINMFESMDNEYMKERAADIRDVTKRVLAHLLGIQIPNPSMIAEEVVIVAEDLTPSDTAQLNRQFVKGFTTNIGGRTSHSAIMARSMEIPAVVGTKAATEEISNGDIVVVDGLKGEVHFNPTPEVLEAYKKIQEDFEKQKAEWAKLVNEKSVTADGHHVELAANIGTPRDLKGVIENGGEGVGLYRTEFLYMDRDQLPTEEEQYTAYKAVLEGMEGKPVVVRTLDIGGDKELPYLNLPKEMNPFLGFRAIRLCLEEVDIFRTQLRALLRASVHGNLKVMFPMIATLNEFREAKAMLEEEKAKLIQEGVKVADHIELGIMVEIPSTAVLADQFAKEVDFFSIGTNDLIQYTMAADRMNQQVSYLYQPYNPSILRLVKMVIDAAHKEGKWAGMCGEMAGDETAIPILLGLGLDEFSMSASSILKARSLIRNLNKADMEKLASTVLNMSTTEEVVEAVNQAISL; encoded by the coding sequence ATGGGCTTTCTCCAGGGAATTGCCGCTTCAAACGGCATAGCGATTGCGAAAGCCTATAAGCTGGTAGAACCGGATTTCTCTTTTGAAAAAACGACAATAGATGCTCCTGCAGAAGAAATTGCTCGTTTTCAGTCAGCGCTTCAGACAGCAAGAGCTGAGCTGGAAAAAATCCGCGATCATGCGGGAACTGCTTTAGGAGCTGATAAAGCAGCAATTTTTGATGCTCATCTTCTAGTATTGAGCGATCCAGAATTGATTTCACCCATCGAAGACAAAATCAAAACAGAAAATGTTAATGCAGAGCATGCATTAAAAGAAACGGCTGATATGTTCATCAACATGTTCGAATCCATGGACAATGAATATATGAAAGAACGGGCGGCAGATATTCGCGACGTAACAAAACGCGTATTAGCCCATCTGTTGGGTATCCAGATTCCTAACCCTAGCATGATTGCTGAAGAAGTAGTCATCGTGGCGGAAGATTTGACTCCTTCAGATACTGCTCAATTGAATCGCCAGTTTGTAAAAGGATTTACTACGAACATCGGCGGCCGTACTTCCCATTCAGCAATCATGGCTCGATCAATGGAAATTCCAGCTGTTGTAGGCACAAAGGCAGCTACAGAAGAAATCAGCAACGGGGATATCGTTGTTGTTGATGGATTGAAAGGCGAAGTTCATTTCAACCCAACTCCTGAAGTGCTTGAAGCCTATAAAAAAATACAGGAAGATTTCGAAAAGCAAAAAGCCGAGTGGGCTAAACTTGTTAACGAAAAGTCTGTAACAGCTGATGGCCATCATGTTGAACTTGCTGCGAATATCGGTACACCTAGGGATTTGAAGGGTGTAATTGAGAACGGCGGCGAGGGTGTAGGTCTTTACCGTACAGAGTTCCTATACATGGACAGGGACCAGCTTCCTACTGAAGAAGAACAATATACTGCTTATAAGGCTGTGCTTGAAGGCATGGAAGGCAAGCCAGTTGTTGTTCGTACATTGGACATCGGCGGCGACAAAGAGCTTCCATACTTGAATCTGCCGAAAGAAATGAATCCTTTCCTTGGCTTCAGGGCAATCCGCCTGTGCCTTGAGGAAGTGGATATTTTCCGTACACAACTGCGTGCTCTTTTGCGTGCTAGTGTTCATGGAAACCTGAAAGTCATGTTCCCGATGATCGCTACTTTGAACGAGTTCAGGGAAGCAAAAGCAATGCTTGAAGAAGAAAAAGCAAAATTGATTCAGGAAGGCGTCAAGGTTGCTGACCATATCGAGCTCGGCATCATGGTTGAGATTCCTTCTACTGCGGTCCTTGCAGATCAGTTTGCGAAGGAAGTCGACTTCTTCAGTATCGGAACAAATGACTTGATCCAATACACAATGGCAGCGGACAGGATGAACCAGCAAGTATCCTACTTGTACCAGCCGTACAATCCATCAATCCTTCGACTTGTAAAGATGGTCATTGATGCAGCCCATAAAGAAGGCAAGTGGGCTGGTATGTGTGGTGAAATGGCCGGTGACGAAACAGCGATTCCAATCCTGCTTGGTCTTGGCCTTGATGAGTTCTCGATGAGTGCCTCTTCAATCCTGAAAGCACGTTCATTGATCAGGAACTTAAATAAAGCCGATATGGAAAAGCTGGCTTCAACCGTGCTAAACATGAGTACAACTGAAGAAGTAGTTGAAGCAGTAAACCAGGCAATTTCATTGTAA
- a CDS encoding DinB family protein yields MKLEEMKAHYTEFDGWIESLKGLTDSEWNMPLGEGKWSVAAVVSHLLFWDQYSLKERFPYFKEGAELDSYPDFQIINERAREYAENTATKEEILDGLLAVRVEFHKMLDKLDDEKLAVAFKISDHHMTTGTYIIDFIEHDLYHQKQVNAVLGRTLVK; encoded by the coding sequence TTGAAATTGGAAGAAATGAAAGCACATTATACAGAATTTGATGGATGGATCGAGTCATTGAAAGGACTAACAGACTCTGAGTGGAATATGCCTTTGGGGGAGGGGAAATGGTCTGTAGCAGCGGTTGTATCGCATCTGCTTTTCTGGGATCAATATTCACTAAAGGAAAGGTTCCCTTATTTCAAAGAAGGAGCGGAACTGGATTCCTATCCTGACTTCCAAATTATCAACGAACGAGCAAGAGAGTATGCAGAAAATACAGCCACAAAGGAAGAAATTCTTGATGGACTGCTTGCCGTACGCGTGGAATTCCATAAGATGCTTGATAAATTGGATGATGAAAAATTGGCTGTGGCATTCAAAATTTCTGACCACCACATGACGACAGGTACATATATCATCGATTTTATCGAGCACGACCTTTATCATCAAAAGCAGGTAAATGCGGTATTAGGCAGGACACTAGTAAAATGA
- a CDS encoding EAL domain-containing protein, with product MNQIKQSRITKLKSNLASTKIEQMISDIIFKHVKDLVFIMKVEPGNQFRYLFANENGLIHAGMAAHDIGRTMDEVLPQGHLNPLKNHYIKAVKEGVEVVFHDEVDLENDRQVLGETLLTPIKAADGKVQYVVAVTRDMTENFKEKNRLIDSEQRYRSLIDHNLDAVFSIDLKGKILDVNPAAQLLTGYTVKQLKSKKISGLICESDLPTFNEVLSDTKMGNAKESLDCRFMHRKGNFLTVHMKTIPIVIHSEIKGMYIIIRDLSEQAKSTELIKYMAFHDQLTGLRNRRALLDQLDSLVKNVKKQRAEFALLFLDIDRFKYLNDTLGHLVGDQILKQVAHRLIDIQKENCTVYRQGGDEFIIVLEKTGRNGAGEFAQKVLCRFNESFYFNSQEYYITPSIGISLFPNDGKDAETLIKYADEALYSVKEKGKAHYQFYRSDMQSTGVNVITLEAHLRKAIERNELELYYQPQINLVTNEISSFEALLRWNNSELGFISPAEFIPLAEDTGLIIPIGNWVIDRACFQIKEWTKKTGNPIRIAINISPKQFMQLDLVRVIKNSIEKHSIDPSLLEIEITEGAMQDTKETIPILKRLKDLGIKISVDDFGTGYSSLSYLKQFPIDVLKIDQSFIRDIKYSGKDAAIITTIIHLGNSLGMEVIAEGVEEQSQVDFLTNADCEKAQGYFFARPLKAEEAEEKFILKPKTSS from the coding sequence ATGAATCAGATCAAGCAATCAAGAATAACTAAACTAAAAAGCAATCTTGCTTCGACAAAAATAGAACAGATGATTTCAGATATCATCTTTAAACATGTGAAAGACCTTGTTTTTATCATGAAGGTCGAACCGGGTAATCAATTCCGTTACTTATTTGCCAATGAGAACGGACTGATCCATGCTGGGATGGCTGCACACGATATCGGCAGGACGATGGACGAGGTTTTACCTCAAGGCCATCTGAACCCTTTGAAAAACCATTATATAAAGGCAGTGAAAGAGGGAGTGGAAGTTGTTTTCCATGATGAGGTAGACTTGGAGAATGACAGACAGGTTCTTGGCGAGACCCTTTTGACCCCAATCAAGGCAGCTGACGGGAAAGTTCAATATGTTGTGGCAGTCACTAGGGATATGACAGAAAACTTCAAAGAAAAGAATAGATTGATTGATAGCGAGCAACGGTACCGCTCACTCATTGACCATAATCTGGATGCGGTCTTTTCAATTGATTTGAAGGGAAAGATATTGGATGTCAACCCGGCCGCTCAATTATTGACAGGCTATACTGTCAAACAGCTTAAATCAAAAAAAATCAGTGGCTTGATATGTGAAAGTGATCTGCCGACTTTTAATGAAGTCTTATCCGATACGAAAATGGGCAATGCTAAGGAATCGCTCGATTGCCGGTTCATGCACCGAAAAGGTAATTTCCTTACGGTTCACATGAAGACGATTCCCATTGTGATCCATTCTGAAATAAAGGGTATGTATATCATTATCCGAGATCTTTCCGAGCAGGCGAAAAGCACTGAACTTATTAAGTACATGGCATTCCATGACCAGCTGACAGGTTTGCGCAACAGGCGCGCACTCTTGGATCAACTGGATAGTCTTGTTAAGAATGTAAAAAAGCAAAGAGCTGAATTTGCATTACTGTTTTTGGACATTGACCGTTTCAAGTACTTAAATGATACGCTAGGTCATCTTGTTGGTGACCAGATTCTAAAACAAGTAGCACATCGGTTGATTGATATCCAAAAAGAAAACTGTACTGTTTACAGACAGGGAGGCGATGAATTCATCATTGTCCTCGAAAAGACAGGCAGAAATGGTGCTGGGGAGTTTGCGCAAAAAGTATTATGCAGGTTCAATGAATCTTTTTATTTCAATTCACAGGAATATTATATCACACCAAGTATTGGGATCAGCCTTTTTCCGAATGATGGCAAAGATGCAGAAACATTGATTAAATATGCTGATGAAGCCTTATATAGCGTCAAAGAAAAAGGAAAGGCCCATTATCAATTTTATCGATCGGACATGCAGTCAACCGGTGTTAATGTCATAACGCTCGAAGCCCATCTGCGAAAAGCGATTGAACGAAACGAACTTGAGCTCTATTATCAGCCGCAAATCAATTTAGTTACCAATGAAATATCCAGCTTCGAAGCATTGCTGCGATGGAATAACAGTGAGCTGGGCTTTATTTCACCAGCCGAATTCATCCCGCTTGCAGAGGACACTGGATTGATCATTCCAATTGGCAACTGGGTTATTGACAGGGCATGCTTTCAAATCAAGGAATGGACGAAAAAAACAGGGAATCCAATCCGGATCGCTATTAACATTTCTCCCAAGCAATTTATGCAGCTGGATTTAGTGCGGGTCATCAAGAACTCGATAGAGAAGCATAGTATTGACCCATCACTTCTGGAGATTGAAATTACTGAAGGCGCCATGCAGGATACAAAAGAGACAATCCCGATCCTGAAACGGTTGAAGGACCTGGGAATCAAAATCTCGGTAGATGATTTTGGAACAGGGTATTCTTCGCTAAGTTATTTGAAACAGTTTCCGATAGATGTATTGAAAATTGACCAGAGCTTTATAAGGGATATCAAGTACAGCGGCAAGGATGCAGCGATTATCACGACGATCATCCACCTGGGCAATAGTCTCGGCATGGAAGTGATTGCAGAGGGTGTTGAAGAGCAGAGCCAGGTTGATTTCCTGACAAATGCCGATTGCGAAAAAGCACAGGGATACTTTTTTGCCAGACCATTAAAGGCCGAGGAAGCAGAGGAAAAGTTCATCCTGAAACCAAAAACAAGCAGCTGA
- a CDS encoding C39 family peptidase, which translates to MKTWHFIGILLPLLGCSHGSPAENEAQVQQNKNEPIIMESPEPIQEMAVPNPNQKQDQHRQRKSKALLNVPLIKQNPELKYGCEVTSLAMMLNFAGADTTKMKLFEEIQKDNDPLKRSANGDILSWGNPAEGFVGDMTGNRAGYAVFEKPMIDLINRYLPGRAVNLTGKDFEAVLDHVSAGYPAVVWTTGDYRLPDRWESWTHGDEVIKTPLDLHAVVLVGFNETTVYLNDPLSGRKQVPVNKNRFIETWKAMQSRAVSYR; encoded by the coding sequence ATGAAAACGTGGCATTTCATTGGCATTCTTCTTCCATTGCTTGGATGCAGCCACGGCTCGCCCGCCGAAAATGAAGCACAAGTTCAACAAAACAAAAATGAACCCATTATTATGGAAAGTCCTGAGCCAATTCAGGAAATGGCGGTCCCAAACCCTAATCAGAAGCAAGACCAACACCGGCAACGGAAAAGCAAGGCATTACTGAACGTACCCTTGATCAAACAAAATCCAGAATTAAAATACGGTTGTGAAGTGACCAGCCTGGCGATGATGCTGAACTTTGCCGGTGCTGATACAACTAAAATGAAGCTTTTCGAGGAGATACAAAAAGATAATGATCCTCTGAAAAGATCTGCAAATGGAGATATTTTGAGTTGGGGTAATCCAGCTGAAGGTTTTGTTGGAGATATGACCGGTAACCGAGCAGGATATGCGGTCTTCGAAAAACCAATGATTGATTTGATTAATCGTTATTTACCAGGCAGGGCCGTCAATTTGACGGGCAAGGACTTCGAAGCAGTACTTGACCATGTGTCTGCTGGTTATCCAGCAGTTGTATGGACGACCGGCGACTATCGGCTTCCCGATCGCTGGGAATCCTGGACGCATGGCGATGAGGTCATCAAAACGCCACTAGATCTACACGCAGTAGTCCTTGTCGGTTTCAATGAAACAACGGTCTACTTGAACGACCCTCTGTCTGGCCGAAAACAGGTGCCAGTAAACAAGAATCGATTTATAGAAACATGGAAAGCGATGCAATCAAGAGCAGTCAGTTACCGTTAA
- a CDS encoding GNAT family N-acetyltransferase, producing the protein MFYKQLYVYDSNKPVKAIIRNYTENDFDQLIQIQKEAFPPPFPEELLWNTEQLTNHINLFPDGALCVEIGGRIVGSITGLIVQLDNGDEDHSWADITDNGYIRNHNPEGNTLYIVDICISPAYRKLGLGKWMMQSMYETVVQSGLERLLGGGRMPGYHLHSADITIDQYVGKVLQGELKDPVVSFLLRCGRTPVRPVANYLEDEESLNYGMLMEWKNPFKA; encoded by the coding sequence ATGTTTTATAAACAGCTTTATGTTTACGACAGCAACAAACCAGTAAAAGCCATTATTAGAAACTACACAGAAAATGATTTTGACCAGTTGATCCAGATTCAAAAGGAAGCCTTTCCGCCTCCGTTTCCTGAAGAACTATTGTGGAATACCGAACAACTGACCAATCATATTAACTTATTTCCGGATGGGGCATTATGCGTAGAAATCGGCGGTAGAATTGTCGGTTCCATAACTGGCTTGATTGTTCAATTAGACAATGGTGACGAAGACCATTCCTGGGCGGATATAACCGATAACGGCTATATACGGAATCATAACCCGGAAGGCAATACTCTTTACATTGTCGATATTTGCATAAGTCCAGCTTACCGCAAGCTTGGGCTTGGAAAATGGATGATGCAATCTATGTATGAGACTGTCGTGCAATCAGGTCTTGAAAGACTTTTGGGAGGCGGCCGGATGCCAGGTTACCACTTACACTCTGCTGACATAACCATTGACCAGTATGTAGGAAAAGTACTACAAGGTGAATTAAAGGATCCAGTCGTTTCCTTTCTGCTGCGCTGCGGCCGTACACCGGTCAGACCTGTAGCAAATTATCTGGAGGACGAAGAATCATTGAATTATGGGATGCTGATGGAATGGAAAAACCCTTTTAAAGCTTAG
- a CDS encoding chemotaxis protein, translated as MMNDSSILLESGTNELEIVEFGIGQNKFAINVMKVKEILNPVPVVAIPNAHPFVEGIMELRGEVLPVINVATALGLKESTNPQLDKFIVAEFNQIKTVFHVHAVSQIHRISWSQIEKPSDMYQGQESQIIGVIKLGGEMVLFLDFEKILLEINPESGIKISDVKKLGPRERSMKRIVIAEDSAMLRKMLHDTLSEAGFQYLEFFENGHDAISYLEQLAVDADVFSESVQLVITDIEMPQMDGHHLTKRIKEHSVLQKLPVIIFSSLITNELRHKGSVVGADAQISKPEISELVLKIDELIL; from the coding sequence ATGATGAATGACAGCAGTATATTATTAGAATCAGGCACGAATGAACTTGAAATTGTCGAATTTGGCATAGGCCAGAATAAATTTGCGATAAATGTCATGAAAGTGAAAGAAATTCTTAACCCCGTACCGGTAGTGGCGATTCCAAACGCTCACCCATTTGTTGAAGGAATCATGGAGCTGCGGGGCGAAGTGCTTCCAGTCATCAATGTCGCTACAGCGCTAGGGCTTAAAGAATCAACAAATCCACAGTTGGATAAGTTCATCGTTGCGGAATTCAATCAGATTAAGACAGTGTTCCATGTCCATGCGGTTTCGCAAATTCACCGAATCTCCTGGTCCCAAATTGAGAAGCCGTCAGACATGTATCAGGGTCAAGAGAGCCAAATTATCGGAGTCATCAAGCTGGGAGGAGAAATGGTACTTTTCCTGGACTTTGAAAAAATCCTTCTTGAGATCAACCCTGAGTCTGGAATCAAGATTAGCGATGTTAAGAAACTTGGTCCCAGGGAACGCTCTATGAAAAGGATTGTGATTGCGGAAGACTCTGCAATGTTAAGGAAAATGCTTCATGACACCTTGAGTGAAGCTGGATTCCAGTACCTTGAATTCTTTGAGAATGGCCATGATGCCATCTCCTATCTTGAACAGCTGGCAGTGGATGCCGATGTTTTTTCAGAGTCAGTACAACTGGTGATCACAGACATAGAAATGCCGCAAATGGATGGACATCATCTTACAAAGAGAATAAAAGAGCACTCCGTTCTGCAAAAACTTCCTGTAATCATTTTTTCATCTTTGATCACGAATGAACTGCGACACAAGGGGAGTGTAGTGGGAGCAGATGCACAGATCAGCAAGCCAGAGATTAGCGAACTGGTGCTGAAAATTGATGAATTGATTTTATAG
- a CDS encoding phosphocarrier protein HPr, producing the protein MVQKQFKVVAETGIHARPATMLVQAASKFDSEVHLEYKEKKVNLKSIMGVMSLGIGQGAEITIIAEGSDEQDALNTLEETLKKEGLAE; encoded by the coding sequence ATGGTACAAAAACAATTCAAGGTCGTTGCTGAAACAGGAATCCACGCACGTCCTGCTACGATGCTGGTACAGGCTGCAAGCAAGTTCGATTCAGAAGTACACTTAGAATATAAAGAAAAAAAGGTAAACCTTAAGTCAATCATGGGTGTAATGTCATTAGGTATCGGCCAAGGAGCAGAAATCACAATCATCGCTGAAGGAAGCGACGAGCAAGATGCTCTTAACACACTAGAAGAAACTTTGAAAAAAGAAGGTTTAGCTGAATAA
- a CDS encoding L,D-transpeptidase family protein, whose amino-acid sequence MYHIVKRGETLALIAANYRRPLPQILAANPGIISPSLIYPGQRIVIPGLPDPSTIPYSISVSLGSKRLTLFRSGKLIKSYPVGIGKMLTQTPIGEYVVVNREPNPGGPYGSMWLSLSKLGYGIHGTNNPASIGKAVSKGCIRMHNQDVLELARQVPNGTRVTITR is encoded by the coding sequence ATGTATCATATTGTTAAAAGAGGCGAGACGCTGGCACTGATTGCCGCAAACTATCGCAGGCCGCTTCCACAAATCCTGGCTGCAAACCCTGGCATTATTAGCCCTTCACTTATCTATCCCGGCCAGCGAATCGTCATTCCCGGACTTCCTGACCCGTCTACCATTCCTTACTCGATTTCGGTATCATTAGGCAGCAAAAGGCTTACACTTTTCCGCTCCGGCAAGCTGATAAAATCCTATCCCGTGGGCATCGGGAAAATGCTGACGCAAACTCCCATCGGCGAATATGTCGTTGTAAACAGAGAACCTAACCCTGGTGGCCCATATGGCTCCATGTGGCTGTCGTTATCAAAACTTGGTTATGGCATTCATGGAACAAATAATCCAGCATCGATCGGCAAGGCTGTTTCGAAAGGGTGCATTCGCATGCATAATCAAGATGTACTGGAGCTGGCTCGGCAAGTACCAAATGGAACTAGAGTAACAATCACACGATAA
- a CDS encoding NAD(P)-dependent oxidoreductase, translating to MLSKEDTVIGFIGTGVMGKSMAGHLLGAGYQLTVYTRTREKAADLLEKGAVWSDSPRDVAQKADVIFTIVGYPSDVEEIYLGEDGLIANAKQGSYLIDMTTSTPSLAKEIYEKAKEKGIHAIDAPVSGGDIGAREARLAIMVGSDDEAFLKVEPLLNILGTNIVHQGEAGAGQHTKMCNQIAIASNMIGVCEAIIYAEKAGLDPETVLKSISTGAAGSWSLSNLAPRMIDGNFEPGFYIKHFIKDMKIALDEAKRMDMEVPGLSLALSLYEQLAEKGEENSGTQALYKYWK from the coding sequence ATGCTGTCTAAAGAAGATACGGTAATTGGCTTTATTGGAACAGGCGTTATGGGAAAAAGTATGGCAGGCCATCTGCTTGGTGCGGGCTATCAGCTCACTGTATATACAAGGACGAGGGAAAAGGCAGCTGATTTGCTGGAAAAAGGAGCAGTCTGGTCAGATTCTCCACGTGACGTAGCACAGAAGGCAGATGTCATTTTTACGATTGTCGGTTACCCATCAGACGTGGAAGAAATTTATCTTGGGGAAGACGGCCTTATCGCCAATGCTAAGCAAGGCAGTTATTTAATTGATATGACCACGTCGACTCCATCCCTTGCAAAAGAAATTTATGAAAAGGCTAAAGAGAAAGGGATTCATGCAATTGATGCGCCTGTTTCTGGCGGTGATATTGGTGCGCGCGAAGCAAGACTCGCCATCATGGTGGGTAGCGATGATGAGGCTTTTCTTAAGGTAGAGCCACTGCTTAACATCCTTGGAACAAATATTGTTCACCAGGGAGAGGCAGGTGCCGGGCAGCACACAAAAATGTGCAACCAAATCGCGATAGCTTCAAATATGATCGGTGTTTGCGAAGCGATTATTTATGCAGAAAAAGCAGGACTGGATCCGGAAACCGTATTAAAGAGCATATCAACGGGAGCAGCAGGCAGCTGGTCGCTCTCCAACCTGGCTCCAAGGATGATTGATGGTAATTTCGAGCCTGGTTTTTACATCAAGCACTTTATCAAGGATATGAAAATCGCCCTCGATGAAGCCAAGCGGATGGATATGGAAGTACCAGGACTTTCTTTGGCATTGTCGCTGTATGAACAACTAGCGGAAAAAGGCGAAGAAAACAGCGGTACTCAGGCGCTATATAAGTACTGGAAATAA
- a CDS encoding aminotransferase A — protein MEHLINNRVKNIEISGIRKFFNMVADVKDMVSLTIGQPDFPTPEHVKEAGKKAIDQNITTYTHNAGLIQLRIAATDFYRKKYNVDYSAEHEAIITVGASEAIDITFRTILEEGCEVIIPGPVYPGYEPIIKLCGAIPVYADIRNTQFRMTPELIESLITDKTRCIVLPYPSNPTGVSLNEEELKEIAQLLKDKDIFVLADEIYSELVYEQRHVSIAQFMKEKTIVINGLSKSHSMTGWRIGMLFAPEYLAKHILKVHQYNVTCATSISQMAALEALTAGIDDALPMKQEYASRRDYVFNRLQSMGLDVIKPEGAFYFFVKIPASNISSFDFCMELVNEAKLAVVPGSAFSEFGEGYFRLSYAYSMDTLKEGLDRLESYLQ, from the coding sequence GTGGAACATTTAATTAACAATCGGGTTAAAAATATCGAAATCTCGGGAATCAGGAAATTCTTTAACATGGTGGCAGATGTGAAAGACATGGTCTCCCTAACTATAGGTCAGCCTGATTTTCCGACACCTGAACATGTCAAGGAAGCTGGCAAGAAAGCAATTGATCAGAACATCACTACATATACACATAACGCTGGTCTGATCCAGCTAAGAATAGCTGCAACTGATTTTTATCGTAAAAAATATAATGTGGATTATTCAGCGGAGCATGAAGCGATTATTACAGTTGGAGCGAGCGAGGCTATTGATATCACTTTCAGGACCATTCTTGAAGAAGGATGTGAAGTGATCATCCCTGGGCCTGTTTATCCGGGATATGAACCAATCATCAAGCTATGCGGTGCCATACCAGTCTATGCGGATATCAGGAATACACAATTCAGGATGACACCAGAGCTGATAGAAAGTTTGATTACTGATAAAACAAGGTGTATCGTCCTTCCATATCCCTCAAACCCTACCGGAGTCAGCTTGAATGAGGAAGAACTGAAGGAAATAGCCCAGCTGCTTAAGGACAAGGATATCTTTGTCCTCGCTGATGAAATATACAGTGAACTTGTTTATGAGCAAAGGCATGTTTCAATTGCCCAATTCATGAAAGAAAAAACCATTGTCATCAACGGACTTTCCAAATCCCACTCGATGACCGGTTGGCGGATAGGCATGCTGTTTGCCCCTGAATATTTAGCCAAGCATATTTTAAAGGTGCATCAATACAATGTAACTTGTGCAACGTCGATTTCGCAAATGGCTGCTTTAGAGGCTTTGACAGCCGGAATTGATGATGCATTGCCAATGAAGCAGGAGTATGCTTCAAGGCGGGATTATGTATTCAACAGACTCCAGTCTATGGGACTTGATGTAATCAAGCCTGAGGGCGCGTTTTACTTCTTCGTCAAAATCCCAGCTTCCAATATTTCATCTTTTGATTTTTGTATGGAACTGGTCAATGAAGCAAAATTGGCAGTGGTTCCAGGGAGTGCATTCTCTGAATTTGGAGAGGGATATTTCCGGCTTTCTTATGCGTACTCAATGGATACGCTAAAAGAAGGGCTTGATCGTTTGGAAAGTTACTTGCAATAA